One genomic window of Choristoneura fumiferana chromosome 14, NRCan_CFum_1, whole genome shotgun sequence includes the following:
- the LOC141434724 gene encoding uncharacterized protein: MDFTISLYIIFASSIVGASCSVCTIDSMNNDGCTYTVLCRGHAGSASNPSCDQPQVTFVIRDSSTDTLTTGFFGSTNFDSRVRKIQAINNIWLNIESFAFKYYTKCIEMNLSSNNIRNIKNDAFRNLFVLNYLNLSRNVIENLNPASFMITDTPQLTKLDLSYNMLTEISSEPFSHLPSLRFLFLENNRITTLADDCFTSLKSLSGLNLRNNKLTALNMTLMSLKSLQTLDISFNYLLKLSSFEINRCGALISVNMSYNAIESVESNCFTQAFSLQSLDLSNNKIRSPIENIMFVNNNQLATLNFYNNCIEHIDDDAFKHNSRLTNLNMERIFLKGDISDKMLSGLQNVTRLDFFNQSITAIRDDAFSTLISLVYLNLSRNVIDEIGKKAFPNSTSLKVLDISYNNVPNLDFLNGSLVGLTELYLNNNRLVKIGKDSFINQPLMKKLDLSNNRIVLIEQFSLPLLNLQYLNITGNQVEGVLKCNVLCPSKYLRFINLSGFNISKVDDEALIDSPLLARVNLSHNVIEYIGPKNFINMDNLYSLDLSFNKLRKLEMNNSNLFNLKALYLNNNRLQNIHNSFLNISQVLYLDMSNNNITELSDPIFQTMRDLRVLQVSNNKIINFNNPQINSLTKLMTLSVSSNMLTNVNLSFFPDLINVDVSNNNISYINNSFFQNLDHLQSIDLSFNRISKLPPGAFQSLKILKVLNVSSNFIKNLRYGSFKGLNRTEVIDLSRNDIHVLDVDVFHECTELKRLIIDYNFITQLDFDRLILTVSKLNALSLGGNPIMCKEIVRNYNKGFVRRVEVTSIDKVFEDDNVHGISCGDVMATTLASETASPTEPTGGHSVSSLLIIWCMVLTICIIALGVGSYFYKSKRVVFRRGSTSMRSTLEFSGSAFNSDLLT; the protein is encoded by the exons ATGGATTTCACCATATCTTTGT aTATCATCTTCGCGTCGTCCATTGTTGGCGCTTCGTGTTCTGTGTGCACGATAGATAGCATGAACAATGATGGCTGTACTTACACAGTCTTGTGCCGAGGTCACGCTGGAAGTGCCAGCAACCCGTCTTGTGACCAGCCCCAAGTCACTTTCGTCATCCGCGACTCCTCAACCGACACCCTCACCACTGGCTTCTTTGGATCCACCAACTTCGACTCCAGGGTCAGAAAAATTCAAGCCATCAACAACATCTGGCTTAACATTGAGTCTTTCGCATTCAAGTACTACACCAAGTGCATAGAAATGAACCTATCCAGTAACAACATAAGAAACATCAAAAATGACGCATTCAGAAACTTGTTCGTGTTAAACTACTTAAATTTATCTCGAAATgttattgaaaatttaaatcCCGCGTCTTTTATGATAACTGATACGCCTCAACTTACGAAGCTAGATCTGTCATATAACATGTTGACAGAAATTTCCAGTGAGCCTTTTAGTCACTTGCCGAGCTTACGTTTTCTGTTTTTAGAAAACAACAGGATCACGACTTTAGCAGATGATTGTTTTACGAGTTTAAAGAGCCTGTCgggtttaaatttaagaaataataaattgacaGCACTAAACATGACACTAATGAGCCTTAAATCCCTACAAACCTTAGATATCtcgtttaattatttacttaagttATCAAGCTTCGAAATAAATCGATGCGGTGCTCTCATTTCTGTCAATATGTCGTATAATGCCATTGAGAGCGTGGAATCCAACTGTTTCACTCAAGCGTTTAGCCTACAGAGTTTAGACTTGAGCAACAATAAAATTAGATCACCTATAGAAAATATCATGTTCGTTAATAACAACCAACTAGCAACTTTGAATTTTTACAATAACTGTATTGAACACATTGATGATGATGCATTTAAACATAATTCTCGCTTAACAAATCTTAATATGGAGAGAATTTTTTTGAAAGGCGATATATCTGATAAAATGTTAAGCGGTCTACAAAACGTTACGAGGTTAGACTTTTTCAATCAAAGTATAACTGCAATTCGAGATGATGCATTTTCTACGTTAATAAGTCTGGTATACCTTAACCTCAGCAGAAATGTTATAGACGAAATAGGGAAAAAAGCTTTTCCAAATTCAACATCACTGAAAGTATTAGACATTTCGTACAACAACGTGCCTAATTTGGATTTCTTAAACGGGTCTTTAGTTGGTCTTACAGAATTATACCTGAATAATAATAGACTCGTTAAGATTGGAAAAGATTCGTTTATCAACCAACCCCTAATGAAAAAACTGGATTTATCAAATAATAGGATTGTTTTAATTGAACAGTTTTCGTTGCCTCTACTTAACTTACAATATTTGAATATCACTGGTAATCAAGTGGAAGGAGTTTTGAAATGTAATGTATTATGTCCATCAAAGTACCTAAGATTTATTAATCTTAGTGGTTTCAATATCAGCAAAGTTGATGACGAAGCATTGATTGATTCTCCTTTACTTGCTAGAGTAAACCTGTCACATAATGTAATCGAATACATAGGTCCCaagaatttcataaatatggaCAACTTGTACAGTTTAGACTTATCTTTTAACAAATTAAGGAAGTTGGAAATGAATAACAGTAATTTGTTTAACCTTAAAgctttgtatttaaataacaatCGACTACAGAACATTCATAATTCCTTTTTAAACATTTCACAGGTACTATACCTTGACATGTCAAACAATAATATTACTGAGCTTTCAGACCCAATATTTCAAACGATGCGCGATTTGAGAGTTCTGCAGGTGtccaataacaaaataattaattttaataacccACAAATAAATTCTCTCACGAAACTGATGACATTGAGTGTGTCTTCAAACATGTTAACCAATGTAAACCTTAGCTTTTTTCCAGACTTGATTAATGTCGATGTGAGTAACAACAACATAAGTTACataaataactcttttttccAAAACCTTGACcatttgcaatcaatagatctGAGTTTCAACAGAATATCCAAACTTCCTCCAGGCGCCTTCCAAAGCCTTAAAATTTTGAAGGTTTTAAATGTGTCTTCGAACTTTATTAAGAATTTGCGCTACGGTAGTTTCAAAGGGCTCAATAGAACAGAAGTAATAGACTTGTCCCGCAACGACATACATGTTTTAGACGTTGATGTTTTCCACGAGTGCACGGAATTGAAAAGATTGATCATCGATTATAACTTCATCACTCAGTTAGATTTCGATAGACTAATATTGACAGTGTCGAAATTGAACGCTCTTAGTTTGGGTGGCAACCCGATTATGTGTAAGGAAATAGTTCGGAATTACAACAAAGGGTTTGTGAGGCGAGTTGAAGTCACTTCTATTGATAAGGTCTTTGAAGATGATAATGTTCATGGGATATCGTGTGGGGATGTTATGGCCACGACGCTCGCGAGCGAAACAGCGTCACCAACGGAACCAACTGGTGGCCACTCTGTTTCAAGCCTCCTTATAATATGGTGCATGGTTCTAACTATTTGTATCATTGCACTTGGAGTAGGTAGCTATTTTTATAAAAGCAAACGTGTAGTTTTTAGGAGAGGGTCCACAAGCATGAGAAGTACTTTAGAGTTTAGCGGCTCCGCATTCAACTCTGatttattaacataa
- the LOC141434782 gene encoding uncharacterized protein: MPNGEGLRLMHLSLHANEITDVSLVELSFQKDLKILDLSDNKITELDESSLRLPSNLVTLELSRNEINAVRPSTFKGMGQLLTLRLSYNNLTLIEYGAFDGLTSLENLDLSYNKIEVLRSETIMNLKSLRFLSLRFNGMYNLDYKAWIGHKHALRVNIDGNNFSCEWLATAIRDFSNGYSNMEPTIAVAAAKDPSLKGIPCVHSETNEEEPHLIVQATDERLLVMISKILEAIEKQTKLIKAVRH, translated from the coding sequence ATGCCGAATGGTGAGGGTCTACGATTAATGCATTTATCATTGCATGCCAACGAAATAACAGATGTGTCGTTAGTTGAACTTAGTTTTCAAAAAGATCTGAAAATTTTAGATTTGAGTGATAACAAAATAACGGAATTAGACGAATCAAGTTTGCGATTACCATCGAATCTGGTAACGTTGGAATTGTCGCGAAATGAAATCAATGCCGTTCGTCCATCAACTTTCAAGGGCATGGGTCAACTGTTAACTTTGCGTTTGTCCTATAATAATCTGACACTGATCGAGTACGGAGCTTTCGACGGGTTAACATCTCTGGAGAATTTGGATTTATCTTACAACAAGATAGAGGTCTTACGTTCTGAAACAATAATGAATCTAAAGTCGTTAAGATTCCTCTCTCTGCGATTCAACGGCATGTATAATTTGGATTACAAGGCGTGGATTGGCCATAAGCATGCTTTGAGGGTGAATATTGATGGCAATAATTTCTCTTGTGAATGGCTGGCGACTGCAATTAGGGATTTTAGTAATGGTTATTCTAACATGGAGCCTACAATAGCTGTGGCTGCTGCGAAAGATCCGTCTTTAAAAGGTATACCTTGCGTGCACTCAGAGACAAACGAGGAAGAACCGCACCTTATTGTTCAGGCGACGGATGAGCGGCTGCTTGTAATGATATCAAAAATTTTGGAAGCCATAGAGAAACAAACCAAGTTAATAAAAGCAGTACGTCATTGA